The following coding sequences are from one Pristis pectinata isolate sPriPec2 unplaced genomic scaffold, sPriPec2.1.pri scaffold_109_arrow_ctg1, whole genome shotgun sequence window:
- the LOC127567100 gene encoding serine/threonine-protein kinase pim-3-like isoform X1 → MSSHGVGTLCRPQPGLDSRPAKAAAGARRSFEQLFMLGAQLGSGGFGVVFSAVRVSDGAQVAVKFVPREKVVSWGRLDGARVPLEVELMVRVSRPECRAVIRLLDWFCRPDGFLLVMERPPDATDLFDLISEVGPLGEGRARDLLLQALEALRHCRACGVEHGDLKDENLLVERRSGRLRLIDFGSAAPLTQAARWSYQGTRVYSPPEWIRSGWCRPDSATSWSLGVLLFDMVCGDIPFQRDRDILEAQVRLPRHVTEDCGDLIRWCLSVRPEERPSLEQIRSHRWMQTACDP, encoded by the exons ATGTCGTCCCACGGGGTCGGGACCCTCTGCCGTCCGCAGCCTGGCCTGGATTCCCGCCCCGCCAAAG CTGCAGCGGGTGCGAGGCGCTCCTTCGAGCAGTTGTTCATGTTGGGCGCTCAACTTGGCAGCGGCGGGTTCGGCGTCGTGTTCTCGGCCGTGAGGGTGTCGGACGGCGCGCAG GTGGCGGTGAAGTTCGTGCCCCGGGAGAAGGTGGTGTCGTGGGGCCGCCTG GACGGGGCGCGGGTGCCGCTGGAGGTGGAGCTGATGGTGCGGGTGTCAAGGCCCGAGTGCCGGGCGGTGATCCGCCTGCTCGACTGGTTCTGCCGGCCCGACGGCTTCCTGCTGGTGATGGAGCGGCCGCCGGACGCCACCGACCTCTTCGATCTGATCAGCGAGGTGGGTCCCCTGGGCGAGGGTCGCGCCCGGGACCTGCTGCTCCAGGCGCTGGAGGCACTGCGGCACTGCCGGGCGTGCGGCGTCGAGCACGGAGACCTCAAGGACGAGAACCTGCTGGTAGAGCGGCGCAGCGGCCGGCTCCGGCTCATCGACTTCGGATCCGCCGCGCCGCTGACCCAGGCGGCCCGCTGGAGCTACCAGG GGACGCGGGTCTACAGCCCCCCCGAGTGGATCCGCTCCGGCTGGTGCCGGCCCGACTCGGCGACCTCCTGGTCCCTTGGCGTTCTGCTCTTCGACATGGTCTGTGGGGACATCCCGTTCCAGCGGGACCGGGACATCCTGGAGGCCCAGGTCCGGCTGCCTCGCCACGTCACTGAGG ACTGCGGGGACCTGATCCGTTGGTGTCTGTCGGTGCGGCCCGAGGAGCGGCCGAGCTTGGAGCAGATCAGGAGCCACCGCTGGATGCAGACGGCGTGCGACCCCTAA
- the LOC127567100 gene encoding serine/threonine-protein kinase pim-3-like isoform X2: MSSHGVGTLCRPQPGLDSRPAKAAAGARRSFEQLFMLGAQLGSGGFGVVFSAVRVSDGAQDGARVPLEVELMVRVSRPECRAVIRLLDWFCRPDGFLLVMERPPDATDLFDLISEVGPLGEGRARDLLLQALEALRHCRACGVEHGDLKDENLLVERRSGRLRLIDFGSAAPLTQAARWSYQGTRVYSPPEWIRSGWCRPDSATSWSLGVLLFDMVCGDIPFQRDRDILEAQVRLPRHVTEDCGDLIRWCLSVRPEERPSLEQIRSHRWMQTACDP, encoded by the exons ATGTCGTCCCACGGGGTCGGGACCCTCTGCCGTCCGCAGCCTGGCCTGGATTCCCGCCCCGCCAAAG CTGCAGCGGGTGCGAGGCGCTCCTTCGAGCAGTTGTTCATGTTGGGCGCTCAACTTGGCAGCGGCGGGTTCGGCGTCGTGTTCTCGGCCGTGAGGGTGTCGGACGGCGCGCAG GACGGGGCGCGGGTGCCGCTGGAGGTGGAGCTGATGGTGCGGGTGTCAAGGCCCGAGTGCCGGGCGGTGATCCGCCTGCTCGACTGGTTCTGCCGGCCCGACGGCTTCCTGCTGGTGATGGAGCGGCCGCCGGACGCCACCGACCTCTTCGATCTGATCAGCGAGGTGGGTCCCCTGGGCGAGGGTCGCGCCCGGGACCTGCTGCTCCAGGCGCTGGAGGCACTGCGGCACTGCCGGGCGTGCGGCGTCGAGCACGGAGACCTCAAGGACGAGAACCTGCTGGTAGAGCGGCGCAGCGGCCGGCTCCGGCTCATCGACTTCGGATCCGCCGCGCCGCTGACCCAGGCGGCCCGCTGGAGCTACCAGG GGACGCGGGTCTACAGCCCCCCCGAGTGGATCCGCTCCGGCTGGTGCCGGCCCGACTCGGCGACCTCCTGGTCCCTTGGCGTTCTGCTCTTCGACATGGTCTGTGGGGACATCCCGTTCCAGCGGGACCGGGACATCCTGGAGGCCCAGGTCCGGCTGCCTCGCCACGTCACTGAGG ACTGCGGGGACCTGATCCGTTGGTGTCTGTCGGTGCGGCCCGAGGAGCGGCCGAGCTTGGAGCAGATCAGGAGCCACCGCTGGATGCAGACGGCGTGCGACCCCTAA